The Rosa rugosa chromosome 1, drRosRugo1.1, whole genome shotgun sequence genomic sequence AATTAATTGGGGAATGCTAGATTTTGAAGCTGAGGTCTTCTGTGAGATGGAGGAATGAAGGAGAAGCTTGTTTTGAGTTTACATTTGCTTGCAGACTCATGGGAGCAGTGAATATGGCATGGTGGATTACTGGATTATGACTATAAAAATCTGCAAGAATGAtgcaattttatttgttttggttACTGGACTATGACTACAAAAGTCTGCAAGAATGATGAaatgtaatttttgttttgattacTGGAATATGACTACAAAAGTCATATTTCATATTTCATCTAGCCTCTGCTACTTTCTTGCATTGCTTTTGGACTGGTGTAGGGGTTGTAGGCTACATCATGTAGCTTATACAATATTTTGTAATTGATGACATTTAGATTTTAGACTTGTATTGAAGACAtttagtcaaaaaaaaaaaagtatgctTGTCCTGGATGTTTTTAAAATGTTGACATGAGCAATCTTTGTTGTCATTATTTAGCAAACAAAAAAGCATGGATAACTAGTttacttttaaaaaaatttatttattggtTTGACAAGAGATTAAATGGTATGTAGTAAGGTTTTTCTTCTAATGGACAATTGTCTAACCCATCCAAAGTTTGTTGAAGACTTGAGAAATGTTGAACTACTTCTTTTGTCTCCTAATACAACATCAAGTTTGCAAATAATTCACGAACTGACGTATTTTTGAATAAAACGTCTGTTTTCCGTTCCAAATCCAAGGATTCAGAATAAAACGCGTTGTTTTGATAGTAAACTTATTAAACGAGGTTCTAAGGTTCTGACTAATAGGTTGAAGCCTCTCCTTGATTCTTTTATCTAGCCGTTTCAGAGTGTGTTCGTCCTGGCAAGTTGATTTCAGATAATTCATTAGTGGCTTTTGAAGTCTCTCATTGTCTTAAAAGAAGACAAAGCGGAAAGAAGAGTTATAGTTCCTTGAAGCTGGATATGAGCAAGGCGTATGACCGGGTGGAGTGGGTTTTCTTAGAGGAGGTGATGAGGTGGTTGGGTAAACGTGAAGTATGGATAAGCTGGGTTATGGATAGTGTCAGAACGGTATTGTATTCCTTCATTGTTAATGGAGAACTACGAGGACGCATTTTGCCTTCAAGAGGTTTAAGGCAGGGCGATGCTATTTCTCCCTACCTGCTTCTTTTGTGTGCTGAGGTTTTGTCTAAACTTATTATACATGCTGAGAGTATTAATGCACTGCATGGAGTAGAAATTTGCAGGGGCGCTCTTAGTGTCAGCCATCTTTTTTTCGCAGATGACTCCTTCATATTTTTTAAGGCAGAAGTGGATGATGTCCAGGCAGTTAAGAGAATTATTCTGAACTACGAACATGCATCCGGTCAACAGGTGAACTACCAGAAAAGTTGCATCTCCTTTAGTTAAAATGTGGACTTGGACTTTCAGGAGGAATTGGTTGCTCCTCTTGGGGTCAATAGGTTGGAAAAAACATGATAAGTATCTTGGGTTACCCACTGAGATAAGCTATTCTAAGGAGGAAGCTTTTTCATTTTTGATTGATAGAGTGCGCACTAGAACGCAAGGGTGGAGGGAGAAAACACTTTCTGTGGCATTGGTGTAGTGGAGTTGGAGGCATTGGTGTAGTCGTTAGAGACGACTTGGGCACGACTATTGTTGCTATGGCTAGACCTTTTTTGCATGCTCACTCGGCGATTAATGTGGAGGCTGAGGCGTGTAGAGCGGGTCTTCTTCTTggtattcaccaaggttggTCGGATGTAGTTATCGAAAGCTACCCTGCCCTTCTGACTGCTGCACTAAAGAGTGAGAAGGATAATTTCTCGAAGGTACGTGAGTCGAGTTTTTTATGATTGTAAAGATTATttatggggagtgaaatttgcactcccctaATTGCAAATTGCACTCCCTTTCAGTTTTTTAATAATATCTTCCCTCACATCTTTCTATACTTCCCAAAATACCCCTCGAGtcagattttattttattttttcttttttggtcttttcttccttcttttctctctccccactctctctctctctctctctctctctctctctttctcttccaaaCCATGCCAgaacttttctctctttcttctccaaacAAAGTCAAACTCTCTTCTCCACTGAAACATTTCCAACCTCATCCATTCATCTTTCCAAACCAGGTCACAATCCAACTTTTCTCCCAGGTCACAATCCAACTTTTCTCTTTACTATATCACTATAGATCTACTCTAATTTCATGTTTAATTTTGCTTTTCTCTCCTGCATTTCAATCGTTGTTACtgttccttttcttttggcTCATGAAGATATCACAAGTTTCTTTCTTCATAGCACAAGTTTCTTTCTTTATGATTTGTAGGTAATAAGTTTTCTGATAAATTGAGAAATTTCGAGTCTTTATTGCTTTCGGGATCTTTTTGAAATTTGGAGATTGAAAAAGATTCCATCTTTATGCCCAAAATCAGCTGCTGGAAGAAGagcccttggattctctgtctTCAGATGGTATGGACGAAGACTTACAATCTAATCACACATGTAGTATCATTGAAGGCCCTATTGTCAATGGTAAGTACATTATGAGCTATCACTGTCATTATTTTTAGAGATTCTAAttattttgtttggttttttcCTTGATTTACTTGAAGGCTCCTCTATGATTGATGCTTCTGATGAATTCTTGTCATTATCGACTAAACTTTTTGAAAACCGAGAAGACCTCATTAGTGATGTTCGTAAGATTGGGTTGTTGCAAGGGTATGTTATGGTAATCAAAAGATCTAAAGGCAATAGATATGTGGTTATCGAACCTACTTTACACTTGAGGACAAGAAAAAGAATTCGGCTTCTCGTCAGATAAATTACCAATTTAAAATTCTGAGAAGAAGGACAACAGAAGGGTTGTGGAAGGTCGAGATAAGTAGCTTGTTACATAACCATGAGCCTTCCACTGACATGGCTGGACATCCATATTGTCGTCGATTTGCTAAAGAGGAAGCCTTACAAGTTAAACAAATGAGTAGAGCTGGCATAAAACCACATCAAATACTCTCTTCGCTTCGACAAAAGAATCTTGGTCTTCTAGCTATTTCCAGAAATATATATAGCAAGACAGCTCAGTTTAGGAGGGAGAGTCTAGGTGGCCATTCAATTATTCAAGCATTATTAGATGAGCTTGGTGATGCTGGTTTTTCTCATAATGTCAAATATGATCACTGTGGTCATTTGACTCATCTGTTCTTTGCTCATCCCACTTCCATTGAGTTGACTAAAAGCTACTCTAATGTCTTTGTGATGGATTGTACTTATAAGACAAATAAATACAAGATGCCATTACTTGAGATTGTAGGAGTGTCAAGCTTCAATAAATCATTTTATTCGTGTTTTGTTTTCATGCAGAAAGAGGAACAACAAGATTATCAGTGGGCTCTTGAAATGTTCAGTAAGTTATTGGGAGCTGATAATCATCCAGTGGCGATTATAACTGATAGGGAGTTGGCATTAATGAAGGCAATACAGGTTGTGTTTCCGATGACTCCTAATCTTTTATGCGTATGGCATATTGAAAAAAATATTCTTGCACATTGTAAGCGTCAGTTTAAGGAAGATGCATATTGAGTTTCTTTTATGTCTTCTTGGACTGCACTAGTAAAGTCTTTGGATGTGTCAATGTTCAATGAAGCTTGGAACTGTTTTCAAATTGAGTACAAagactatgcttcagttttcaCTTACATTGGCAATACTTGGATTCCATGGAAAGAAAGGTTTGTATTTGCATGGACGGGACAGACTTCACATTTTGGTAATAATGTTACTTCTAGAGCAGAAGGTGCACATGGAACCTTAAAGAAATATCTTCAATTTTCTACTGGTGGTCTACGTGAAGTGAAAGACAATATTTGTCTTGCTATTCAAAATCAGTTTCAGGAAATTAAAACTCAACTTGCAAGTGAAAAGATTCGTGTTCCGCAAAAGCTTTGCATCCCTTTCTTTAAAGAGGTGATTAATAAGGTATCTTTCCATGCTTTGTTTAAGTTACAAAAGCAATATTTGTTGGCAAATATGAAAGACTATTCATCTCAATGCAAGGGCCAGTTT encodes the following:
- the LOC133736633 gene encoding uncharacterized protein LOC133736633 isoform X2, with translation MPELFSLSSPNKVKLSSPLKHFQPHPFIFPNQVTIQLFSQVTIQLFSLLYHYRSTLISCLILLFSPAFQSLLLFLFFWLMKISQVSFFIAQVSFFMICSCWKKSPWILCLQMVWTKTYNLITHVVSLKALLSMKEEQQDYQWALEMFSKLLGADNHPVAIITDRELALMKAIQRARNFLNFLKCGSL
- the LOC133736633 gene encoding uncharacterized protein LOC133736633 isoform X4; the encoded protein is MPELFSLSSPNKVKLSSPLKHFQPHPFIFPNQLLEEEPLDSLSSDGMDEDLQSNHTCSIIEGPIVNGSSMIDASDEFLSLSTKLFENREDLISDVRKIGLLQGYVMVIKRSKGNRYVVIEPTLHLRTRKRIRLLVR
- the LOC133736633 gene encoding uncharacterized protein LOC133736633 isoform X3, coding for MPELFSLSSPNKVKLSSPLKHFQPHPFIFPNQVTIQLFSQLLEEEPLDSLSSDGMDEDLQSNHTCSIIEGPIVNGSSMIDASDEFLSLSTKLFENREDLISDVRKIGLLQGYVMVIKRSKGNRYVVIEPTLHLRTRKRIRLLVR
- the LOC133736633 gene encoding uncharacterized protein LOC133736633 isoform X1; protein product: MSSWTALVKSLDVSMFNEAWNCFQIEYKDYASVFTYIGNTWIPWKERFVFAWTGQTSHFGNNVTSRAEGAHGTLKKYLQFSTGGLREVKDNICLAIQNQFQEIKTQLASEKIRVPQKLCIPFFKEVINKVSFHALFKLQKQYLLANMKDYSSQCKGQFSKTMGLPCVHMIKEMNIEVLPINLIHKQWRIDTRSFGNDHHASLDHEDPFSSLISEIKEKYEKQPLMQKENSIRQLSQILGASCPLIFEPTLQPHKGRPVGSNKRKETSSTKREPSYFEVVEKAPRKCRGCGKIGHYRNKCPSLGEPTLLGTQ